One Clostridia bacterium genomic window, TTCGTCGGGCGGCGCGGGCCGCAGCCCTGGAGCCCTATGTGTGGCTCCCGGCTGCAGCCCGCGCCCCTGCCTAAGCCAGGTTCATTCCTCTTCCGCGAGAAGGATTTCCTGGAGCCGTTCCAGGCCCGAGAGTGGCGGATACAGTGATCACGAGGAAACCAGTCACTGTGATCGTCACTGCTGGGGTGGACAAAGGGATGGAATTGATGATCCGAATGCGTCTGGCTCGGGTTGTCCGCGAAGGTGGGCAGATTCGGCCCAGGTTTCCCGACGAGATGGGCGATTTTTCACCAGGTTGGACGACTCCGACGCTGGATTGAGCGGAAGGGGGGGTATGCGTCGGCCAAAACCGGCTGAAGGAGGCCACAATATGCCAGAAAATAGGAGAAAAGAGACGTTTCGGAGCTCTGACGAGGCGCCTTGAAGCGAAAGATCCCTCGAAAGCCGCATCATTGGGCTCAACCTGGGTCAGAAGCGCCCATCTTCGGCGAGGACCTGGTCGTTTTATGGCCAGGCAGGGCCGAAAGACCCCCAGAAGGTATGCACCGTACGCGAATTGGAGAGGGTGCGAGGAGTCTTGTCGAACCCGTTGCACCAGAAGGAATCACGAGCCTGACAACCTGGATTGGGACAAGTGTGCAACGTTGGGAATAGGTTTTGCCTGCCTCGCGCACAATACTCGCGGATGGTGATGCTGGGCTCAAACAGGATGACCATCTGGGTAGGAGAGGCGCGGGGGCGTGAAGCGCGTAACTCGCGTCTTTTCCTTTTGCGCGCTCCTTCTGGACCAGACTATCGTGAAGATCAGTCCGCTCGCTATTCTGCCCTGCACATACGGGGAAGAATCGTGCAATCTGACGATATTCGCTGATTTCTGGATGCAGCAACTCGCTGCTCTACACCTGTATGGCCGGGCAGCGGTCTTAGTAGTGATCTCCATGACGTACTCTTTGCACTTGTAGAACGCCGAATTGCGCTTAGGGTTCTGGGTCAAGATCCCGGCGTCGACCCAATCTCCCTCTGACAAGGCCTTATCTTTGACCTCCTGCTCCTGTCTGAATGTTGCGGGCAATCTTGAGATGAACCTGATGCCCTTGTCGGCAATGACATCGAGGTTAGCCTTCGTCACTACAGCCGAATCGGCTACATACACCAGTTCGGTCAGATTGTCGGTGAATTGACCTACCAGGTCCTCGATCACTCGCCCGTTCCAGACCTTATCCGACTCATTGCCGTCCATGGCTTCGCCCATCAGTGGTATGCCTTCGCCGTTAACCACCAGGCCGTAGTTGAACTGCTTAAGGTCAGGCCTGTGGTTTCGGCTGTATCCATACGTAACGTACAGTGCTTCGCCCTCAGGAGAGCTGGCTTCAAACAGAATGGGAACGTCTTGCAGATCGTAGAACTCATCCACCCGGTAAAGCGCGGTGCGCCCCATTAAGATGTTGATGAGCATAGCAAGAACATGCGCGCCGGGCGAATGCTTGCATTGTTTCGGATCCCATTTCACCAGGTTATCGATGGTTTCAACTATCTCAAGCTCCCTGATGACCTGACCGATCATGGCGCCTGCTCCCGCCGAGAAAGCCCTTGGTGACATCATCCTCGCCTCTTACGTTGAGCATACAACAATCACGCCAAGAGTACAAGGAAGCAATTTCCATTTACAGGCCTGCCAATCGGCTGAAAAAACCTTCAACCCTGTGCCGTCAGGGTGCTGAATATGGGTCATTACAGCAGTGCCTCCAAATATCGATTCAGGATTTTCTCCACATGGAATTCCTGTGCATACTGCATCAGCAGGCGCAGATTCTTTTCTTTTCGTTTGGCATACTGCTTCAGGGCGTCCTGGAAGGTCTGCATCTCAATATTGCTCCGGCTGCGGATAATATCACAGACGGTACGCTCCGGGTTATACGCACGAACCGTATGTCCGAATGGTGTTTGCATCTTTGCCATACCGATCCCGTAAAACTCTTTTTTGACTGTATAGACCTTAATTCCGTCCGCCTTCAGCTTTGACGGATTGTATCCTGTCTTGACGGTAATGGAATACTGTGTCGGCTCCCGGTCAG contains:
- a CDS encoding type IV toxin-antitoxin system AbiEi family antitoxin domain-containing protein; the encoded protein is MTQYERLEQLVSANHGIVQTAEAVAAGISKPAFYKFIKDRDLEQVSHGVYASPDAWTDTMYLLSLRCKQALFSHETALFLHDLTDREPTQYSITVKTGYNPSKLKADGIKVYTVKKEFYGIGMAKMQTPFGHTVRAYNPERTVCDIIRSRSNIEMQTFQDALKQYAKRKEKNLRLLMQYAQEFHVEKILNRYLEALL
- a CDS encoding DUF4277 domain-containing protein, whose product is MSPRAFSAGAGAMIGQVIRELEIVETIDNLVKWDPKQCKHSPGAHVLAMLINILMGRTALYRVDEFYDLQDVPILFEASSPEGEALYVTYGYSRNHRPDLKQFNYGLVVNGEGIPLMGEAMDGNESDKVWNGRVIEDLVGQFTDNLTELVYVADSAVVTKANLDVIADKGIRFISRLPATFRQEQEVKDKALSEGDWVDAGILTQNPKRNSAFYKCKEYVMEITTKTAARPYRCRAASCCIQKSANIVRLHDSSPYVQGRIASGLIFTIVWSRRSAQKEKTRVTRFTPPRLSYPDGHPV